In Spirosoma sp. KUDC1026, the sequence GTTGGCAACATTACAGGCGCAGAAAGACGAGTTTAACAAGGAACATGGACGGTCAACTATCATCCTGACAACGCTCGAAGCGCAGTGGGAACAGAAACAGGCCCATCAGAAGCGATATGACGAACTTGACCTCCGTCGGCAGGATCTAAAAAAAATGGACGAACTGTTCCGGGCACAGGGTTTCGTCAACTATGTTTCGTCAGTTTATCTCAGGAACCTCTGCGAGTCGGCCAATGAGCGGTTTTTCAAACTGACCAATAACCAACTGAAACTTGAACTGGACGATAAAAACAGTTTTCAGGTGCGCGACTACCTCAACGGGGGCGAGATACGTAGCGTCAAAACGCTGTCGGGCGGACAGACATTTCAGGCGGCCCTGTCACTTGCGCTGGCCCTGTCGGATAATATCCAGCACCTGACGAAGGCCAAACAAAATCTGTTCTTTCTTGACGAAGGGTTTGGTACGTTGGATAAAGACGCACTTCAGACAGTCTTTAAAACTCTGAAAGCGCTACGTTCTGAAAACCGGGTCGTAGGTATCATTTCGCACGTTGACGAATTGCAACAGGAAGTCGATACGTTTATTCGTGCCGAAGCCACCGAAAACGGTAGCCGAATTGTCCGAAGCTGGGACGAGTGACATTTACGCCTGTTAACAAATAAAGAAGCCGGTCAACTATCAGACCGGCTTCTTTATTTTTACGTGGTAGCTAATTCAAAAAATCGCATGAAAACCTTTACTACGCTAGGCTTACTCAGCTGTCTGGCACTGGTCGGATGCCGAACCGATAAGCCAGCAATAGTTACGTTAGATTCCCAAAAAACCGTCACGACAATTGCTTTCGGCTCCTGTAGCCGTCAAAGTCTGCCGCAACCGCTGTGGGACGATATTGTCGCCCAGAAACCGGATGTATGGGTCTGGCTTGGCGACAACATTTACGGGGACTCGGAAAATATGGATACGCTGCGAGCCAAGTACACTATACAGAAATCAAATCCGGTTTATCAGCAATTACGACAAACGGCGTCGATTATTGGTATCTGGGACGACCATGACTACGGCGTGAACGATGGCGGCAAAGAGTATCCTAAACGGCAGGAAAGTCAACAGGTAATGCTGGATTTCCTTGACGAACCCGCCAACAGCCCGCTGCGCAAACGGGAAGGAGCTTACTCAGCTCATACGTATGGCCCAAAAGGAAAGCGAGTCAAAGTGATTCTCCTGGATGCTCGTTACTTCCGCGATCCGCTGAAAAAAGAAGGAAAAACCAATGTAGCCGATCCAACAGGGAAAATTCTGGGCGAAACGCAGTGGCAGTGGCTGGAGAAAGAGCTGGCCAACTCCGATGCCGACGTACACATCATCGGTAGTGGTATTCAGGTTTTGCCCGAAGAGCATGTTTACGAGAAGTGGGCCAACTTCCCAACCGAGCGGCAACGGCTCCTGAACCTGCTGGGCAAAACGAAACCGAAAGGCGCTTTTCTGATCAGTGGCGACCGGCATATGGCGGAGGTATCCCGCGTGAGTGTACCGGGCCTGGGTTATGAGCTGTATGACATCACGAGCAGCGGCCTGACGCATGTATCGGCTCCGCACGAAGAAGCAAATCGCCACCGCGTAGGACCGATGGTGTCCAAACTAAATTACGGGCTGGTAACGATCGACTGGAACGCGAAGCCGCTGACGGCCACCATTCAAATCAACGGCGACAACCGGGAAACGTATCTGACGCAGGCGATACGGTTTTAGGGAACAAAAAGAAAGGGAAAAAGGAACAGGGAAAAGGTTGCTCACTCTACAGGCAATTCTTTTCTCCTTGTTTCTTTTTCCCTTTCTCCAGATAGATCCTATCCCTTGTTAACCATATCCATAATCTCCTCCGAAACGCCGGTCATGGAAAAGCCGCCGTCGTGGAACAGGTTCTGCATGGTCACCATACGGGTCAGGTCAGAGAAAAGTGTAACTACATAGTCAGCGCACTGATCGGCAGACGCGTTGCCCAGTGGCGCAATCTTGTCGGCGTAGTCATAAAATTTGTCGAAGCCACCGATACCTCCACCAGCCGTAGTAGGCGTTGGCGACTGCGACACCGTATTTACCCGCACTTTGCGGTATTTACCGTAACGATACCCAAAACTCCGAGCGATCGACTCCAGTACTGCTTTGGCATCGGCCATATCCGTATAGAACGGAAACGTCCGTTGAGCCGCCATGTAGGTCAGCGCTACAACCGAGCCCCATTCGTTGATCGCATCCAGTTTGTAGGCCGTCTGCATCATTTTATGGAATGAGAGCGCAGATATATCAAGGCTTTGTTTGAACCAGTCATAGTTCAGGTCGTTGTACGCCTTCCCTTTCCGGATGTTCGGGCTCATACCGATGCTGTGCAGCACGAAATCAACTTTTCCACCCAGAATCTCGGTCGACTGCGTGAACAGCTTTTCAAGATCCTCCACCGACGTAGCATCAGCCGGGATA encodes:
- a CDS encoding alkaline phosphatase D family protein translates to MKTFTTLGLLSCLALVGCRTDKPAIVTLDSQKTVTTIAFGSCSRQSLPQPLWDDIVAQKPDVWVWLGDNIYGDSENMDTLRAKYTIQKSNPVYQQLRQTASIIGIWDDHDYGVNDGGKEYPKRQESQQVMLDFLDEPANSPLRKREGAYSAHTYGPKGKRVKVILLDARYFRDPLKKEGKTNVADPTGKILGETQWQWLEKELANSDADVHIIGSGIQVLPEEHVYEKWANFPTERQRLLNLLGKTKPKGAFLISGDRHMAEVSRVSVPGLGYELYDITSSGLTHVSAPHEEANRHRVGPMVSKLNYGLVTIDWNAKPLTATIQINGDNRETYLTQAIRF
- a CDS encoding enoyl-ACP reductase codes for the protein MAYGLLTGKHGIISGALDEKSIAWKVALKAKEEGATFTLTNAPIAMRMGAIKELAQHCNAEIIPADATSVEDLEKLFTQSTEILGGKVDFVLHSIGMSPNIRKGKAYNDLNYDWFKQSLDISALSFHKMMQTAYKLDAINEWGSVVALTYMAAQRTFPFYTDMADAKAVLESIARSFGYRYGKYRKVRVNTVSQSPTPTTAGGGIGGFDKFYDYADKIAPLGNASADQCADYVVTLFSDLTRMVTMQNLFHDGGFSMTGVSEEIMDMVNKG